TGCAtaatagacaaaaataaaagggaagTGAGGTTAAAATTTGTTAAATTCACTAAAGATGTAACAGAAGTGAATTTGACATGTCATCCAGTCTTTACATTTTGAGAAGTCCCCTCACacaaattatagaaaaaaatatttaccacTCAGCCATAGTGGTATCTGGCCAAGCAGGTAGTTTTAGCGCcaaggttttgagatatcaaCGGCTGTTATCTCTGCTGCCACCCAAATACAATGGAGCTGACTGGATTTCCTTTGTGATGCTAAAAGCATTGAAAATGAACACTGGAAGCACTTTCCATTCAAGAAAGAGACACCGCAAGATGATAAATACTTTACCCTAGTTCAGATAGGCTGTTCTAAAGACTCGATGGCCTGGTGGCAAAAACCCTGTCTCCAATCGTATCTTAACAGCACAACATTCTCtagctccagcttctcaaatgcaagaatttcctgcttttctaTGCGATATTTAACCATAatcatttaatatatatatatatggtctgacattttatagaccaaatgattaatcgaaaaaataatcatcagatttaTCAGTACGGCAAATAACTTCGCTGCAGCCATAGCCTATATTGATGCTAACTAACCACCCTTTGTCTTCAGATCAGCTGTGGAGATTGTATTATTATCACAAGTTCTGAATTGTTTGCGGTGTAAGATCAGGCAATTCAAAAAGGAGACCATCTTATTAGTgtgaagaaatttaaaattaaggattaaaaaaattaaaattcacattttaacatgatgtttctgttattctgCCCATCCCGCCTGCTAATACAAGATTTTACACTTACAGCTAAACACCCCACTTTGTTGTTGGGAAGAAAATATGCTTTCTGTTGTGCGATCTGTTAATTCTTCCTCCCACTTTTGCATGACACCATTGTGTCTGTTTCACTGCTTTCATTTCAGGTCAAACATCAACATAAACGACGTCTTGGGGAACTACTCCCTTACATTGATTGACACCTTAGACACTCTGTTGGTAAGTTCAGCTCAGTTACTGTGTCTGAGCTTTCCTTTTCCGTGGTTCTTATTGAGACAAAGTTGGATATACTAAAATAGGATCACAAAACTGCAACATGGATTGTGTTATGTATGCAATCCATAATTATGCAACCAGAGAAGCTTGTAGATATACTGTTGGTACAGAGGGTACAGAAAATAATCACCCCCTTTCAAACcagtcacattttgtttcagcctgaaatgaaaacataataaaaaacagaattctTCTAGCTTTATTTACTTAATGCAACTTCCAACATCCaagtttaagaaaaattaacgacacttctgaaaaaaaatgaaaactaaaaaactcCAATAACATCATTTGATAAAGATTCACCCACCtgtgttaatattttgtggagCCACCATTCGCTTTAATTCAAGCCTAGAGTCCGTTTGGATACTCATCTACCAATGTTGCACACCTAGTTTGAGCAATAGTTTCCCACTCTTCCTCAAAGAAGTGTTCAAGCTCAGTCAAAATGGATGGTGACCGCTGGTGGACTGCAATCGTCAAGTCATTCGATAGATTCTCATTAGGGTTTACGTCTGGGCTCTGACTAGGCCACGCATTGATATTCATATTTGTCACATTCTGCCACTGTATGGTGAATTTGGCTGtgtgcttcaggtcattgtcatGTAGAAAGGTGAACTTTCTTCCCATCTTCAACTTTCTGGCAGTGGGCAGCAGGTTTTCGTCAAGACTTTGACGGTATTTTGCCCCATCCAATTTCCCTTCTATCCTGATATGTGCCCCAGTCCCCTCAGAAGAGAAACAGCCCCAGAACAGGATGCTACTACCATGCTTAAATGGAGGTATGGTGTTCTTTGGATGGTGAGCTGTATATTTTTTCCGCCAGATGTACCATTTGGCATTGAGGCCAAAGAGGTGGATTTTGGCCTCATGATAGCACCTTTTTCCACTTGGCCCTCTGAATCGTCAAGGTGCTTTTTGGCAAAGCTCAAGTGAGACTTAATGTGGCCTTTCTtgagaagtgttttttttttttcttgcaaccATCCCATACAAGACAGACTTGTGGACACTTATGATATTGCTATCACATGGACAGGATTAGCAGTCTTTGCCATAAAGTCCTGTAACTCCCTCAAAGTTGCAATTGGTCTCTTGGTAGACGCTTTGAACAGTTTCCTCCCTGCTCTGCCATCCAGTTTGGAGGGACGGCCTGATCCAGGCAGGGTCATGGTAGTACCAAACAGCTTCCACTTTTTAATTATGGACTTAACTGTGGGACTCCCAGGGATAgattaagtttgttttttgttttttaaatgtgaatattttgaaAGGGGGTGATTCTTTCCTTTCTATACTTATATAATGTGGTATTTCTCTCCAGGTGCTCGGCAATGTGACAGAGTTCCAGAGAGCCGTCAAGCTGGTTATAGATACTGTATCTTTTGACAAGGACTCAACTGTGCAAGTTTTTGAGGCAAACATCAGGTACAAATGTTGCTACTGTTTTTAGTGTCAAACACAAAAGgtacctgcttttttttttctgttgatccaGCAACTGATCAGGCTAAATTCTTAAGTTAAACATGTATCAACATGGTTTAGATGAGCGATATTTCCTTTATAGGTATTTTAATTACCATTTAAAATAGGGCAAGTTTCAGGAGACAAATATTGTATGACTTCTCAAGTACCCTGGCACTATGAATATATTAACACTGTGAATGAAATTGTgtcaaatgcacacatttttagagaaaaacaagcaaagaagtAAGACAGACATTATCTTTGCACCTGATCAAGTGTAATTGTGAATGCCCTAATTATGATATACAGTTTGTCTACAATTTAACAAAAGCAAGTGATGACAAATTCAGACTTTTGAATGATTTCTGATgtaatttattatgttttccaaaaaattaGCATCTCAGGTTGACTTGCTGTTACCATGCAGTCCAAAATGAATGAGAGAATTAATGTGACATTATATACCTACACAGATATCATGATAGTGATATtactgccagaaaaaaaaatcataatctgTTTCTTTGTGGCATCACAatgtaatatttcttttttctttgaaggaTCTTGGGAAGCCTTATCTCAGCTCACATCCTGCTGACTGACCCAAAACATCCATTTGGCAAGGTGGGCTTTGAGGGTTACGACAATGAGCTGCTTCACTTGGCTCATGACCTGGCTGTCCGCTTACTGCCGGCCTTCGAGAACACCAGCACAGGCATTCCTTACCCCAGGGTGAGTGACACTGCTGTGGCCACATGTTAGAGGTACATTTTACAAGGTACCTGTCAATAAGCACACAAACTATTCTACAGAACTGCCTGCTGTAGTTTTCATGTGAGCGAAACCGAATGACTTCCTACAAACCATACTGTAATGGCTGAAATATCGACCAGCAGCCTTACTCATCTGTATCTCAAATGCAGGTGAACCTGAAGACTGGCGTCCCTCCTGATAGCATCAATGAGACTTGTACTGCAGGAGCTGGGTCCCTACTGGTGGAGTTTGGCATTTTGAGCCGCTTGATTGGTGATTCAACATTTGAGTGGGTAGCCAGACGAGCTGTCAGAGCTCTGTGGAACCTGAGGAGCAATCAGACTGGTCTGTTAGGTCTGTACAGCTGTGTAATGTGAATATTGTTCTGTGAAAAACCTTGCTGTTTCTTCCtggatttcttttttgctcacatgctttcttattttcttcttttgtttagATTTATTTCTCCCCAATATGATAAAGGCTACAACATGTAAATATGGTCCCAACAGTGCATCTGTCAACTATCTGTGATTTCTGTCCTTAGGGAATGTAGTTAATATCCAAACAGGCCAGTGGGTTGGCAAGCAGAGTGGTCTTGGAGCTGGTATGGACTCTTTCTATGAGTATTTGCTAAAATCATACATCCTCTTTGGTGAAAAAGAGGACTACAGGATGTTTGAAGCTGCTTATGAGAGCATACAGAACCACCTGAGGAGAGGGTGAGTCccacactgaaaaaatgtgacataGTAGATTGCTTGCATTTGGGTGAAAGTAACTGGCTGTGTTGGCAGCATCAGGGAGCTTCACATGAGGTTGTGCACCACTTGAAAGCAATGCACATAGCATTGCAACTATTCTAGTTTAGCTGGGAAGTAGGGAACCACAGAAGAATACGTTTGCACTGTGGTCGCTTCTGTACGAGAATGTCTGTTGGAAGATGAAATGATGTTGCTGAAAAAAGAAGCATACTCAACTTTCTCTGCTACAAGCGATTTAACAAAATTGTTTGGAGATACATGGATTAGTATGACAAATGTTAAATCCGGTGTGCttctgtcccccccccccaggagaGAGTCCTGTAATGAAGGAGAGGGTGACCCACCTCTCTATGTTAATGTGAACATGTTCAGTGGTGAGATCATGAACACCTGGATTGACTCCCTTCAGGCCTTCTTTCCCGGGCTCCAGGTTAGATTACGCATTTTCATCCGTTTGAGATCTTATattgaagtgtaaaaaaaaatgtgttgttgtgttcAACTAAAGTAAGGCTCTACTACTCTGTGTCCTAGGTGCTGAATGGTGATGTAGATAACGCCATTTGCCTGCATGCCTTTTACTATGCCATCTGGAAGCGCTTTGGGGCTTTGCCAGAGAGATACAACTGGCAGCTGCAGGCTCCTGATGTGCTCTTCTACCCGTTAAGACCAGAGTTGGTAGAGTCAACCTATCTGCTGTACCAGGTAACTATACTGACTTGTTGTGACACAGAaatgatggtggtggttgtCAGTGATGGTTATCTTTTACTAaaggattctttttttcttcttcactttccACAGGCGACCAAAAATCCTTTCTATTTGCATGTTGGAATGGATATTCTTCAGAGCCTTGAGAAAAATGCCAAAGTCAGGTGTGGGTCGTGTAATAAATACCTTGTT
This genomic interval from Xiphias gladius isolate SHS-SW01 ecotype Sanya breed wild chromosome 21, ASM1685928v1, whole genome shotgun sequence contains the following:
- the edem1 gene encoding ER degradation-enhancing alpha-mannosidase-like protein 1, with amino-acid sequence MQWRSIVVGLVVLRLSLSCVLWLAFGLGTNVSWGFNFHLSFNLHKLDLLFRDEKGTDPRGNSWSQRAHGHKYEETATTCAKVGEESHKRSYLSFFDGNKDEYVRRYSSFPDTLKAKMKDMAKEMFYFGYDNYMKYAFPEDELNPIDCEGRGPDVLNPSNININDVLGNYSLTLIDTLDTLLVLGNVTEFQRAVKLVIDTVSFDKDSTVQVFEANIRILGSLISAHILLTDPKHPFGKVGFEGYDNELLHLAHDLAVRLLPAFENTSTGIPYPRVNLKTGVPPDSINETCTAGAGSLLVEFGILSRLIGDSTFEWVARRAVRALWNLRSNQTGLLGNVVNIQTGQWVGKQSGLGAGMDSFYEYLLKSYILFGEKEDYRMFEAAYESIQNHLRRGRESCNEGEGDPPLYVNVNMFSGEIMNTWIDSLQAFFPGLQVLNGDVDNAICLHAFYYAIWKRFGALPERYNWQLQAPDVLFYPLRPELVESTYLLYQATKNPFYLHVGMDILQSLEKNAKVRCGYATLHHVVDKSKEDRMESFFLSETCKYLYLLFDEDNPLHKSDNKYIFTTEGHVVPIDKRFREKQWNDLFPCKQGALAEREPSNRPPPSNISNCNRIPDERRYTLPLKSVYMRQIDHMVGLF